One region of Candidatus Polarisedimenticolaceae bacterium genomic DNA includes:
- a CDS encoding carboxypeptidase-like regulatory domain-containing protein: protein MKKLATAVLTAILLSRPVWALPSGALAGRVLPGPDRPEARAVLVAPASDPGAALRAPVGADGSFRIDGVPAGQADLAVETESGLYVVATPVSIAPGATRNLQLALGRQDTSPPPGEKKAKRAGGVWANPLYATLIVVGAAVVVGVAISALTETNSHPASPSSSSQ, encoded by the coding sequence ATGAAAAAGCTCGCAACTGCCGTCCTCACCGCCATCCTGCTGTCGCGTCCGGTCTGGGCGCTGCCCTCCGGCGCGCTCGCCGGCCGGGTCCTCCCGGGTCCGGACCGCCCCGAAGCGCGGGCCGTTCTCGTCGCCCCCGCATCGGATCCCGGCGCGGCGCTCCGAGCGCCCGTCGGAGCCGACGGATCGTTCCGCATCGACGGCGTTCCCGCCGGCCAAGCCGATCTCGCGGTCGAGACCGAGTCGGGCCTGTACGTTGTCGCTACTCCCGTGTCCATCGCTCCCGGTGCCACGCGCAATCTTCAGCTCGCGCTGGGCCGGCAGGATACCAGCCCGCCGCCCGGCGAGAAGAAGGCGAAGCGCGCCGGCGGCGTGTGGGCGAACCCTCTCTACGCGACGCTCATCGTGGTCGGCGCGGCCGTCGTCGTCGGGGTCGCGATCAGCGCCCTCACCGAGACCAACAGCCATCCCGCGTCGCCTTCCAGCTCGTCCCAGTAG
- a CDS encoding carboxypeptidase-like regulatory domain-containing protein, with the protein MTSCFARKIVATSVAVALTSTASVFAIPASATLQGTVLAAGSSPLAGATVRATDDAGTMRASAVTDADGSFRIEGMTPGRQSLSIVSDGTAYDVATPVTLAPGQTKSVHVALRRSGDDDKKKKKGGAPYWTAGAKGAMIAVLVGFAAAGAVGISQAGNDSTQPSASPSNPND; encoded by the coding sequence ATGACGTCTTGCTTCGCGAGGAAGATCGTGGCGACGTCCGTCGCCGTGGCGTTGACCTCCACCGCATCGGTCTTCGCCATCCCGGCATCCGCGACGCTCCAGGGAACCGTCCTCGCGGCGGGCTCGTCGCCGCTCGCGGGAGCGACGGTGCGCGCGACCGACGATGCCGGAACGATGCGCGCCTCCGCCGTCACCGATGCCGACGGGAGCTTCCGCATCGAGGGCATGACGCCCGGGCGCCAGAGCCTCTCGATCGTCAGCGACGGCACGGCGTACGACGTGGCGACGCCGGTGACGCTTGCGCCCGGACAGACGAAGAGCGTGCACGTCGCGCTTCGTCGCTCGGGCGACGACGACAAGAAAAAAAAGAAAGGCGGTGCTCCCTACTGGACCGCGGGCGCCAAGGGAGCGATGATCGCGGTCCTCGTCGGCTTCGCCGCCGCGGGGGCGGTAGGAATCAGCCAGGCCGGTAACGACAGCACGCAGCCGTCGGCCAGCCCGTCCAATCCGAACGACTAG
- a CDS encoding carboxypeptidase regulatory-like domain-containing protein, whose product MEQRTHVRVFATLLAVALVATTMPAAASPATATLTGTVIGPVATTPLAGATVVVHNGDAAFTSAPTGTDGAFTVQGVTPGVSRIELKTKDGAFEVATPITLAPGETRGLHLAVRQATDDDKKKKKGGAAVPPDGGKLAAMIVTIVGFAAMGAGAIDAKNNNSSTTPPASQSNPGDK is encoded by the coding sequence ATGGAGCAGAGAACGCACGTCAGGGTCTTCGCCACCCTTCTCGCCGTCGCGCTCGTCGCGACGACGATGCCGGCCGCGGCCTCGCCCGCGACCGCCACGCTCACGGGAACGGTGATCGGACCCGTCGCCACGACGCCGCTCGCCGGCGCGACGGTCGTCGTCCACAACGGTGACGCCGCCTTCACGTCCGCGCCGACCGGCACCGACGGCGCCTTCACCGTCCAGGGTGTGACGCCCGGTGTCTCGCGCATCGAGCTGAAGACCAAGGACGGCGCCTTCGAGGTCGCGACGCCGATCACGCTGGCTCCCGGCGAGACGCGCGGGCTGCACCTCGCCGTCCGCCAGGCCACGGACGACGACAAGAAGAAGAAAAAGGGCGGCGCCGCCGTTCCTCCCGACGGAGGGAAGCTCGCCGCGATGATCGTCACGATCGTCGGCTTCGCCGCGATGGGCGCCGGCGCGATCGACGCCAAGAACAACAACAGCAGCACGACGCCCCCGGCCAGCCAGTCCAATCCCGGCGACAAGTAG